The proteins below come from a single Lonchura striata isolate bLonStr1 chromosome 10, bLonStr1.mat, whole genome shotgun sequence genomic window:
- the SAP130 gene encoding histone deacetylase complex subunit SAP130 isoform X2: MSSQQFPRSGAPPAALGPAPPPIPTSGSAGIIAPAATVSDESSREPEVAPREHMGPSGSIQPREEKQEPVVVRPYPQVQMLAQHHPVQSGAPVTVTAPPAHLTPAVPLSFSDGLMKPPLKPTMPSRPIAPAPPSTLSAPTKVPGQVTVTMESSIPQAPTIPVATISGQQGHPSNLHHIMATNVQMSIIRSSAPGPPLHIGASHLPRGAAAAAVMSSSKVTTVLRPASQLPNAAAAQPAVQHIIHQPIQSRPPVTTSSTIPPAVVATVSATRAQSPVITTTAAHATESTLSRPTLSIQQHPPSAAISIQRPAQPRDTATRITLPSHPAIGAQKPQLHTMAQKTIFSTGTPVAAATVAPILATNTIASATTAGSVSHTQAPTSTIVTMTMPSHSSHATAVTTSNIPVAKVVPQQITHTSPRIQSDYTAERSNLIPLSSHRASPNPVAMETRNDNRQSVPVQFQYFLPTYPPSAYPLTAHTYTPITSSVSTIRQYPVSAQAPNSAITAQTGVGVASTVHLNPMQLMTVDASHARHIQGIQPAPISAQGIQPAPISAQGIQPAPIGTQGLHPAAPMGAQGLQPAPIGAQQPPGDTKTSVVLADGATIVANPISNTFNTASAATTVVQTHNQSASASAPAQGSSPRPSILRKKPATDGLAVRKSLIPPQPPEVASTRVESTMRSTSGSPRPAGGKPKPEIHVSMATPVPVSMEAVCNQGGEQPTITVPPSSQQPPSAIPTIIAAASPTSQPAAALSSIPGAVAAAPPTSTTIVAAPAPPSTMSGALSAVLGPVVPEIKIKEEMEPMDIMRPVSAVPPLTTSTVSPSLALLANNLSMPPSDLPPGASPRKKPRKQQHVISTEEGDMMETNSTDDEKSTAKSLLVKAEKRKSPPKEYIDEEGVRYVPVRPRPPITLLRHYRNPWKAAYHHFQRYSDVRVKEEKKAMLQEIANQKGVSCRAQGWKVHLCAAQLLQLTNLEHDVYERLTALQEGLIPKKKAATDDDLHRINELIQGNMQRCKLVMDQINEARDSMLKVLDHKDRVLKLLNKNGTVKKVSKLKRKEKV, from the exons ATGAGCTCGCAGCAGTTCCCCCGGTCGGGCGCGCCTCCCGCCGCCCTGGGACCAGCGCCGCCGCCCATCCCCACCAGCGGCTCGGCCGGGATTATCGCCCCCGCCGCCACAG TGAGTGACGAATCCAGTCGTGAGCCAGAAGTTGCTCCCAGGGAGCACATGGGCCCCAGTGGCTCCATCCAGCCTCGGGAGGAGAAGCAAGAGCCCGTGGTGGTCCGGCCCTACCCACAGGTCCAGATGCTGGCACAGCACCACCCTGTCCAGTCTGGTGCtccagtgacagtgacagcaccACCAGCACATTTGACTCCAGCTGTGCCACTTTCTTTTTCAGATGGACTTATGAAG CCTCCCTTGAAGCCCACCATGCCCAGCCGGCCCATTGCTCCTGCTCCACCCTCCACTCTCTCAGCTCCCACAAAGGTCCCTGGGCAAGTGACTGTGACCATGGAGAGCAGCATACCACAGGCTCCAACAATCCCTGTGGCAACTATCAGTGGGCAACAG GGCCATCCCAGTAACTTGCATCATATCATGGCCACCAACGTGCAGATGTCCATCATCAGGAGTAGTGCTCCTGGGCCTCCACTGCACATTGGAGCTTCTCATCTGCCCCGAG gtgcagcagctgctgcagtgatgTCCAGTTCTAAAGTGACCACAGTCCTGAGACCAGCCTCCCAGTTGCcaaatgcagctgcagcccagccagcagTTCAGCACATCATCCACCAGCCAATCCAG TCTCGTCCTCCTGTGACAACTTCAAGCACTATTCCTCCTGCAGTGGTGGCAACTGTCTCGGCCACGAGAGCTCAGTCCCCTGTTATAACCACAACAGCAGCACATGCCACAGAGTCAACCCTCAG CCGCCCCACGCTGTCCATCCAGCAGCACCCCCCTTCTGCAGCCATCAGCATCCAGCGGCCGGCGCAGCCGCGGGACACGGCCACGCGCATCACGCTGCCCTCGCACCCTGCCATCGGCGCCCAGAAACCGCAGCTCCACACCATGGCCCAG aaaaccATTTTCAGTACTGGTACTCCAGTGGCAGCAGCAACTGTGGCACCTATTTTGGCAACAAATACCATTGCTTCAGCAACCACAGCTG gttcTGTATCTCACACCCAAGCGCCTACAAGTACCATTGTTACCATGACAATGCCCTCACATTCTTCCCATGCTACAGCTGTCACGACCTCAAACATCCCAGTTG CTAAAGTGGTTCCCCAGCAAATCACTCACACTTCTCCCCGGATCCAGTCTGACTacacagcagagaggagcaaccTCATACCTCTGTCCAGCCACCGGGCATCTCCAAACCCAGTAGCCATGGAAACCAGAAATGACAACAG GCAGTCGGTGCCTGTCCAGTTCCAGTATTTCTTACCTACCTACCCCCCTTCTGCCTACCCTCTGACTGCCCACACCTACACCCCCATCACCAGCTCCGTGTCCACCATCCGCCAGTACCCAG TTTCAGCCCAGGCGCCCAACTCGGCCATCACAGCTCAGACCGGTGTGGGAGTGGCCTCCACCGTGCACCTGAACCCCATGCAGCTGATGACAGTGGATGCATCTCACGCCCGGCACATCCAGGGCATCCAGCCTGCCCCCATCAGTGCCCAGGGCATCCAGCCAGCACCCATCAGTGCCCAGGGCATCCAGCCAGCACCCATCGGGACCCAGGGACTGCACCCTGCTGCACCCATGGGCGcgcaggggctgcagccagcaccCATTGGTGCCCAGCAGCCACCGGGCGACACCAAGACCTCCG TAGTCTTGGCAGATGGAGCCACCATTGTAGCCAATCCTATTAGCAACACATTCAACACTGCATCTGCAGCAACTACAGTTGTGCAAACCCACAACCAGAGTGCCAGTGCCAGTGCTCCAGCTCAGGGCTCCTCCCCACGCCCGAGCATCCTTCGCAAGAAACCAGCCACGGATGG GCTGGCAGTCCGGAAAAGCTTAATTCCCCCTCAGCCACCTGAAGTGGCCAGCACACGTGTGGAGAGCACGATGCGAAGCACATCTGGATCACCAAGGCCTGCTGG TGGCAAGCCAAAGCCTGAAATCCACGTGTCCATGGCCACTCCAGTGCCTGTGTCTATGGAGGCGGTGTGTAACCAAGGTGGTGAGCAGCCCACCATCACGGTGCCCCCGAGCTCCCAGCAGCCGCCCTCTGCCATCCCCACCATCATCGCCGCCGCCAGTCCCacctcccagcctgcagcagccctgtccagcatcccaggagctgtggcagctgctccaCCCACCTCCACCACCATcgtggcagctcctgctcctccatccACCATGAGCGGGGCCCTGtcagcagtgctgggccctgtggtACCAGAGATCAAAATCAAAGAGGAAATGGAGCCTATGGACATCATGCGACCGGTATCTG CAGTCCCTCCTTTGACTACAAGTACTGTGTCTCCATCTTTGGCACTGCTGGCCAACAATCTTTCCATGCCTCCAAGCGATTTGCCACCTGGTGCCTCACCAAGGAAGAAACCCCGTAAGCAGCAGCATGTCATCTCCACAGAGGAAGGGGACATGATGGAAACAAACAGCACTGATGATGAGAAATCCACTGCCAAAAGTTTGCTGGTGAAGGCAGAGAAGAGAAAGTCTCCTCCAAAGGAGTATATAG ATGAGGAAGGCGTGAGATACGTCCCCGTGCGTCCCAGGCCGCCGATCACGCTGCTGCGTCACTACCGCAACCCCTGGAAAGCTGCTTACCACCACTTCCAGAGGTACAGCGACGTCCGCGTCAAAG AAGAGAAGAAGGCCATGCTGCAAGAGATTGCCAACCAGAAGGGCGTGTCCTGTCGTGCACAAGGGTGGAAGGTCCATCTCTGTGCAGCGCAGCTACTACAGCTG ACAAACCTGGAGCACGATGTGTATGAGAGACTGACTGCCCTGCAGGAGGGACTCATTCCTAAGAAAAAGGCAGCAACAGATGATGACCTGCATCGAATCAATGAACTGATACAG GGGAACATGCAGAGATGTAAACTCGTGATGGATCAAATCAATGAGGCTCGAGACTCCATGCTAAAGGTCTTGGATCACAAGGATCGTGTTTTGAAGCTTCTAAACAAGAATGGAACTGTCAAGAAAGTGTCCAAATTGAAGCGAAAGGAGAAGGTTTGA
- the SAP130 gene encoding histone deacetylase complex subunit SAP130 isoform X4: MSSQQFPRSGAPPAALGPAPPPIPTSGSAGIIAPAATVSDESSREPEVAPREHMGPSGSIQPREEKQEPVVVRPYPQVQMLAQHHPVQSGAPVTVTAPPAHLTPAVPLSFSDGLMKPPLKPTMPSRPIAPAPPSTLSAPTKVPGQVTVTMESSIPQAPTIPVATISGQQGHPSNLHHIMATNVQMSIIRSSAPGPPLHIGASHLPRGAAAAAVMSSSKVTTVLRPASQLPNAAAAQPAVQHIIHQPIQSRPPVTTSSTIPPAVVATVSATRAQSPVITTTAAHATESTLSRPTLSIQQHPPSAAISIQRPAQPRDTATRITLPSHPAIGAQKPQLHTMAQKTIFSTGTPVAAATVAPILATNTIASATTAGSVSHTQAPTSTIVTMTMPSHSSHATAVTTSNIPVAKVVPQQITHTSPRIQSDYTAERSNLIPLSSHRASPNPVAMETRNDNRQSVPVQFQYFLPTYPPSAYPLTAHTYTPITSSVSTIRQYPVSAQAPNSAITAQTGVGVASTVHLNPMQLMTVDASHARHIQGIQPAPISAQGIQPAPISAQGIQPAPIGTQGLHPAAPMGAQGLQPAPIGAQQPPGDTKTSVVLADGATIVANPISNTFNTASAATTVVQTHNQSASASAPAQGSSPRPSILRKKPATDGLAVRKSLIPPQPPEVASTRVESTMRSTSGSPRPAGGKPKPEIHVSMATPVPVSMEAVCNQGGEQPTITVPPSSQQPPSAIPTIIAAASPTSQPAAALSSIPGAVAAAPPTSTTIVAAPAPPSTMSGALSAVLGPVVPEIKIKEEMEPMDIMRPVSVPPLTTSTVSPSLALLANNLSMPPSDLPPGASPRKKPRKQQHVISTEEGDMMETNSTDDEKSTAKSLLVKAEKRKSPPKEYIDEEGVRYVPVRPRPPITLLRHYRNPWKAAYHHFQRYSDVRVKEEKKAMLQEIANQKGVSCRAQGWKVHLCAAQLLQLTNLEHDVYERLTALQEGLIPKKKAATDDDLHRINELIQGNMQRCKLVMDQINEARDSMLKVLDHKDRVLKLLNKNGTVKKVSKLKRKEKV, translated from the exons ATGAGCTCGCAGCAGTTCCCCCGGTCGGGCGCGCCTCCCGCCGCCCTGGGACCAGCGCCGCCGCCCATCCCCACCAGCGGCTCGGCCGGGATTATCGCCCCCGCCGCCACAG TGAGTGACGAATCCAGTCGTGAGCCAGAAGTTGCTCCCAGGGAGCACATGGGCCCCAGTGGCTCCATCCAGCCTCGGGAGGAGAAGCAAGAGCCCGTGGTGGTCCGGCCCTACCCACAGGTCCAGATGCTGGCACAGCACCACCCTGTCCAGTCTGGTGCtccagtgacagtgacagcaccACCAGCACATTTGACTCCAGCTGTGCCACTTTCTTTTTCAGATGGACTTATGAAG CCTCCCTTGAAGCCCACCATGCCCAGCCGGCCCATTGCTCCTGCTCCACCCTCCACTCTCTCAGCTCCCACAAAGGTCCCTGGGCAAGTGACTGTGACCATGGAGAGCAGCATACCACAGGCTCCAACAATCCCTGTGGCAACTATCAGTGGGCAACAG GGCCATCCCAGTAACTTGCATCATATCATGGCCACCAACGTGCAGATGTCCATCATCAGGAGTAGTGCTCCTGGGCCTCCACTGCACATTGGAGCTTCTCATCTGCCCCGAG gtgcagcagctgctgcagtgatgTCCAGTTCTAAAGTGACCACAGTCCTGAGACCAGCCTCCCAGTTGCcaaatgcagctgcagcccagccagcagTTCAGCACATCATCCACCAGCCAATCCAG TCTCGTCCTCCTGTGACAACTTCAAGCACTATTCCTCCTGCAGTGGTGGCAACTGTCTCGGCCACGAGAGCTCAGTCCCCTGTTATAACCACAACAGCAGCACATGCCACAGAGTCAACCCTCAG CCGCCCCACGCTGTCCATCCAGCAGCACCCCCCTTCTGCAGCCATCAGCATCCAGCGGCCGGCGCAGCCGCGGGACACGGCCACGCGCATCACGCTGCCCTCGCACCCTGCCATCGGCGCCCAGAAACCGCAGCTCCACACCATGGCCCAG aaaaccATTTTCAGTACTGGTACTCCAGTGGCAGCAGCAACTGTGGCACCTATTTTGGCAACAAATACCATTGCTTCAGCAACCACAGCTG gttcTGTATCTCACACCCAAGCGCCTACAAGTACCATTGTTACCATGACAATGCCCTCACATTCTTCCCATGCTACAGCTGTCACGACCTCAAACATCCCAGTTG CTAAAGTGGTTCCCCAGCAAATCACTCACACTTCTCCCCGGATCCAGTCTGACTacacagcagagaggagcaaccTCATACCTCTGTCCAGCCACCGGGCATCTCCAAACCCAGTAGCCATGGAAACCAGAAATGACAACAG GCAGTCGGTGCCTGTCCAGTTCCAGTATTTCTTACCTACCTACCCCCCTTCTGCCTACCCTCTGACTGCCCACACCTACACCCCCATCACCAGCTCCGTGTCCACCATCCGCCAGTACCCAG TTTCAGCCCAGGCGCCCAACTCGGCCATCACAGCTCAGACCGGTGTGGGAGTGGCCTCCACCGTGCACCTGAACCCCATGCAGCTGATGACAGTGGATGCATCTCACGCCCGGCACATCCAGGGCATCCAGCCTGCCCCCATCAGTGCCCAGGGCATCCAGCCAGCACCCATCAGTGCCCAGGGCATCCAGCCAGCACCCATCGGGACCCAGGGACTGCACCCTGCTGCACCCATGGGCGcgcaggggctgcagccagcaccCATTGGTGCCCAGCAGCCACCGGGCGACACCAAGACCTCCG TAGTCTTGGCAGATGGAGCCACCATTGTAGCCAATCCTATTAGCAACACATTCAACACTGCATCTGCAGCAACTACAGTTGTGCAAACCCACAACCAGAGTGCCAGTGCCAGTGCTCCAGCTCAGGGCTCCTCCCCACGCCCGAGCATCCTTCGCAAGAAACCAGCCACGGATGG GCTGGCAGTCCGGAAAAGCTTAATTCCCCCTCAGCCACCTGAAGTGGCCAGCACACGTGTGGAGAGCACGATGCGAAGCACATCTGGATCACCAAGGCCTGCTGG TGGCAAGCCAAAGCCTGAAATCCACGTGTCCATGGCCACTCCAGTGCCTGTGTCTATGGAGGCGGTGTGTAACCAAGGTGGTGAGCAGCCCACCATCACGGTGCCCCCGAGCTCCCAGCAGCCGCCCTCTGCCATCCCCACCATCATCGCCGCCGCCAGTCCCacctcccagcctgcagcagccctgtccagcatcccaggagctgtggcagctgctccaCCCACCTCCACCACCATcgtggcagctcctgctcctccatccACCATGAGCGGGGCCCTGtcagcagtgctgggccctgtggtACCAGAGATCAAAATCAAAGAGGAAATGGAGCCTATGGACATCATGCGACCGGTATCTG TCCCTCCTTTGACTACAAGTACTGTGTCTCCATCTTTGGCACTGCTGGCCAACAATCTTTCCATGCCTCCAAGCGATTTGCCACCTGGTGCCTCACCAAGGAAGAAACCCCGTAAGCAGCAGCATGTCATCTCCACAGAGGAAGGGGACATGATGGAAACAAACAGCACTGATGATGAGAAATCCACTGCCAAAAGTTTGCTGGTGAAGGCAGAGAAGAGAAAGTCTCCTCCAAAGGAGTATATAG ATGAGGAAGGCGTGAGATACGTCCCCGTGCGTCCCAGGCCGCCGATCACGCTGCTGCGTCACTACCGCAACCCCTGGAAAGCTGCTTACCACCACTTCCAGAGGTACAGCGACGTCCGCGTCAAAG AAGAGAAGAAGGCCATGCTGCAAGAGATTGCCAACCAGAAGGGCGTGTCCTGTCGTGCACAAGGGTGGAAGGTCCATCTCTGTGCAGCGCAGCTACTACAGCTG ACAAACCTGGAGCACGATGTGTATGAGAGACTGACTGCCCTGCAGGAGGGACTCATTCCTAAGAAAAAGGCAGCAACAGATGATGACCTGCATCGAATCAATGAACTGATACAG GGGAACATGCAGAGATGTAAACTCGTGATGGATCAAATCAATGAGGCTCGAGACTCCATGCTAAAGGTCTTGGATCACAAGGATCGTGTTTTGAAGCTTCTAAACAAGAATGGAACTGTCAAGAAAGTGTCCAAATTGAAGCGAAAGGAGAAGGTTTGA
- the SAP130 gene encoding histone deacetylase complex subunit SAP130 isoform X5, with amino-acid sequence MSSQQFPRSGAPPAALGPAPPPIPTSGSAGIIAPAATVSDESSREPEVAPREHMGPSGSIQPREEKQEPVVVRPYPQVQMLAQHHPVQSGAPVTVTAPPAHLTPAVPLSFSDGLMKPPLKPTMPSRPIAPAPPSTLSAPTKVPGQVTVTMESSIPQAPTIPVATISGQQGHPSNLHHIMATNVQMSIIRSSAPGPPLHIGASHLPRGAAAAAVMSSSKVTTVLRPASQLPNAAAAQPAVQHIIHQPIQSRPPVTTSSTIPPAVVATVSATRAQSPVITTTAAHATESTLSRPTLSIQQHPPSAAISIQRPAQPRDTATRITLPSHPAIGAQKPQLHTMAQKTIFSTGTPVAAATVAPILATNTIASATTAGSVSHTQAPTSTIVTMTMPSHSSHATAVTTSNIPVAKVVPQQITHTSPRIQSDYTAERSNLIPLSSHRASPNPVAMETRNDNRQSVPVQFQYFLPTYPPSAYPLTAHTYTPITSSVSTIRQYPVSAQAPNSAITAQTGVGVASTVHLNPMQLMTVDASHARHIQGIQPAPISAQGIQPAPISAQGIQPAPIGTQGLHPAAPMGAQGLQPAPIGAQQPPGDTKTSAVVLADGATIVANPISNTFNTASAATTVVQTHNQSASASAPAQGSSPRPSILRKKPATDGLAVRKSLIPPQPPEVASTRVESTMRSTSGSPRPAGGKPKPEIHVSMATPVPVSMEAVCNQGGEQPTITVPPSSQQPPSAIPTIIAAASPTSQPAAALSSIPGAVAAAPPTSTTIVAAPAPPSTMSGALSAVLGPVVPEIKIKEEMEPMDIMRPVSAVPPLTTSTVSPSLALLANNLSMPPSDLPPGASPRKKPRKQQHVISTEEGDMMETNSTDDEKSTAKSLLVKAEKRKSPPKEYIDEEGVRYVPVRPRPPITLLRHYRNPWKAAYHHFQRYSDVRVKEEKKAMLQEIANQKGVSCRAQGWKVHLCAAQLLQLMIKTGNSLLLMHRSEEASVWDGAADLRRQH; translated from the exons ATGAGCTCGCAGCAGTTCCCCCGGTCGGGCGCGCCTCCCGCCGCCCTGGGACCAGCGCCGCCGCCCATCCCCACCAGCGGCTCGGCCGGGATTATCGCCCCCGCCGCCACAG TGAGTGACGAATCCAGTCGTGAGCCAGAAGTTGCTCCCAGGGAGCACATGGGCCCCAGTGGCTCCATCCAGCCTCGGGAGGAGAAGCAAGAGCCCGTGGTGGTCCGGCCCTACCCACAGGTCCAGATGCTGGCACAGCACCACCCTGTCCAGTCTGGTGCtccagtgacagtgacagcaccACCAGCACATTTGACTCCAGCTGTGCCACTTTCTTTTTCAGATGGACTTATGAAG CCTCCCTTGAAGCCCACCATGCCCAGCCGGCCCATTGCTCCTGCTCCACCCTCCACTCTCTCAGCTCCCACAAAGGTCCCTGGGCAAGTGACTGTGACCATGGAGAGCAGCATACCACAGGCTCCAACAATCCCTGTGGCAACTATCAGTGGGCAACAG GGCCATCCCAGTAACTTGCATCATATCATGGCCACCAACGTGCAGATGTCCATCATCAGGAGTAGTGCTCCTGGGCCTCCACTGCACATTGGAGCTTCTCATCTGCCCCGAG gtgcagcagctgctgcagtgatgTCCAGTTCTAAAGTGACCACAGTCCTGAGACCAGCCTCCCAGTTGCcaaatgcagctgcagcccagccagcagTTCAGCACATCATCCACCAGCCAATCCAG TCTCGTCCTCCTGTGACAACTTCAAGCACTATTCCTCCTGCAGTGGTGGCAACTGTCTCGGCCACGAGAGCTCAGTCCCCTGTTATAACCACAACAGCAGCACATGCCACAGAGTCAACCCTCAG CCGCCCCACGCTGTCCATCCAGCAGCACCCCCCTTCTGCAGCCATCAGCATCCAGCGGCCGGCGCAGCCGCGGGACACGGCCACGCGCATCACGCTGCCCTCGCACCCTGCCATCGGCGCCCAGAAACCGCAGCTCCACACCATGGCCCAG aaaaccATTTTCAGTACTGGTACTCCAGTGGCAGCAGCAACTGTGGCACCTATTTTGGCAACAAATACCATTGCTTCAGCAACCACAGCTG gttcTGTATCTCACACCCAAGCGCCTACAAGTACCATTGTTACCATGACAATGCCCTCACATTCTTCCCATGCTACAGCTGTCACGACCTCAAACATCCCAGTTG CTAAAGTGGTTCCCCAGCAAATCACTCACACTTCTCCCCGGATCCAGTCTGACTacacagcagagaggagcaaccTCATACCTCTGTCCAGCCACCGGGCATCTCCAAACCCAGTAGCCATGGAAACCAGAAATGACAACAG GCAGTCGGTGCCTGTCCAGTTCCAGTATTTCTTACCTACCTACCCCCCTTCTGCCTACCCTCTGACTGCCCACACCTACACCCCCATCACCAGCTCCGTGTCCACCATCCGCCAGTACCCAG TTTCAGCCCAGGCGCCCAACTCGGCCATCACAGCTCAGACCGGTGTGGGAGTGGCCTCCACCGTGCACCTGAACCCCATGCAGCTGATGACAGTGGATGCATCTCACGCCCGGCACATCCAGGGCATCCAGCCTGCCCCCATCAGTGCCCAGGGCATCCAGCCAGCACCCATCAGTGCCCAGGGCATCCAGCCAGCACCCATCGGGACCCAGGGACTGCACCCTGCTGCACCCATGGGCGcgcaggggctgcagccagcaccCATTGGTGCCCAGCAGCCACCGGGCGACACCAAGACCTCCG CAGTAGTCTTGGCAGATGGAGCCACCATTGTAGCCAATCCTATTAGCAACACATTCAACACTGCATCTGCAGCAACTACAGTTGTGCAAACCCACAACCAGAGTGCCAGTGCCAGTGCTCCAGCTCAGGGCTCCTCCCCACGCCCGAGCATCCTTCGCAAGAAACCAGCCACGGATGG GCTGGCAGTCCGGAAAAGCTTAATTCCCCCTCAGCCACCTGAAGTGGCCAGCACACGTGTGGAGAGCACGATGCGAAGCACATCTGGATCACCAAGGCCTGCTGG TGGCAAGCCAAAGCCTGAAATCCACGTGTCCATGGCCACTCCAGTGCCTGTGTCTATGGAGGCGGTGTGTAACCAAGGTGGTGAGCAGCCCACCATCACGGTGCCCCCGAGCTCCCAGCAGCCGCCCTCTGCCATCCCCACCATCATCGCCGCCGCCAGTCCCacctcccagcctgcagcagccctgtccagcatcccaggagctgtggcagctgctccaCCCACCTCCACCACCATcgtggcagctcctgctcctccatccACCATGAGCGGGGCCCTGtcagcagtgctgggccctgtggtACCAGAGATCAAAATCAAAGAGGAAATGGAGCCTATGGACATCATGCGACCGGTATCTG CAGTCCCTCCTTTGACTACAAGTACTGTGTCTCCATCTTTGGCACTGCTGGCCAACAATCTTTCCATGCCTCCAAGCGATTTGCCACCTGGTGCCTCACCAAGGAAGAAACCCCGTAAGCAGCAGCATGTCATCTCCACAGAGGAAGGGGACATGATGGAAACAAACAGCACTGATGATGAGAAATCCACTGCCAAAAGTTTGCTGGTGAAGGCAGAGAAGAGAAAGTCTCCTCCAAAGGAGTATATAG ATGAGGAAGGCGTGAGATACGTCCCCGTGCGTCCCAGGCCGCCGATCACGCTGCTGCGTCACTACCGCAACCCCTGGAAAGCTGCTTACCACCACTTCCAGAGGTACAGCGACGTCCGCGTCAAAG AAGAGAAGAAGGCCATGCTGCAAGAGATTGCCAACCAGAAGGGCGTGTCCTGTCGTGCACAAGGGTGGAAGGTCCATCTCTGTGCAGCGCAGCTACTACAGCTG ATGATCAAAACTGGCAACTCCCTCCTGCTGATGCACAGGTCTGAAGAAGCGTCTGTTTGGGATGGTGCGGCTGATCTGAGGAGGCAGCACTGA